One Actinomyces marmotae DNA window includes the following coding sequences:
- a CDS encoding aldo/keto reductase has protein sequence MRIGDSDLDVARIGFGGNVLGWTADEATSHALLDAYAEAGGNFIDTADGYSHWASGNRGGESEAVIGSWLRARGHHDDLVIATKVSTKPDRKGLAPNNVRLAVDESLERLGVEAIDLYYAHFDDPGVPLAETVAVFEEIRAAGKIRHVGLSNYAPERIEEWMALAAEQGAAAPVALQPHYNLVRRGDVEGPGGRGEVAARHGLSLVPYFSLAAGFLAGKYRRDEAPTGDRAGMVADYLRPECFDVVDAVVEIAAAHGVEPASVALAWLRDRPGVVAPLASARSLAQLPAITAALDLALAPEEADRLTRLSDAIA, from the coding sequence ATGCGCATAGGAGACTCGGACCTCGACGTCGCCAGGATCGGATTCGGCGGGAACGTCCTGGGATGGACCGCCGACGAGGCCACCAGCCACGCCCTGCTCGACGCCTACGCGGAGGCCGGGGGCAACTTCATCGACACCGCTGACGGCTACTCCCACTGGGCCAGTGGCAACCGCGGTGGGGAGTCGGAGGCCGTCATCGGCTCCTGGTTGCGCGCGCGGGGCCACCACGACGATCTCGTCATCGCCACGAAGGTCTCCACCAAGCCCGACCGGAAGGGCTTGGCCCCCAACAACGTGCGCCTCGCCGTCGACGAGTCCCTGGAGCGCCTGGGAGTCGAGGCCATCGACCTCTACTACGCCCACTTCGACGATCCCGGCGTGCCCCTGGCTGAGACCGTCGCCGTGTTCGAGGAGATCCGCGCGGCTGGCAAGATCCGCCACGTCGGCCTGTCCAACTACGCCCCTGAGCGCATCGAGGAGTGGATGGCGCTCGCCGCCGAGCAGGGCGCCGCCGCCCCTGTCGCCCTCCAGCCCCACTACAACCTCGTGCGCCGAGGCGACGTCGAGGGCCCCGGCGGCCGCGGCGAGGTGGCCGCCCGGCACGGCCTTAGCCTCGTGCCCTACTTCTCCCTGGCCGCGGGCTTCCTCGCTGGCAAGTACCGGCGCGACGAGGCCCCCACCGGCGATCGCGCCGGAATGGTCGCCGACTACCTGCGCCCCGAGTGCTTCGACGTGGTTGACGCCGTGGTCGAGATCGCCGCCGCCCACGGCGTGGAGCCGGCCTCGGTGGCCCTCGCCTGGCTGCGCGACCGCCCCGGCGTCGTCGCGCCCCTAGCCTCCGCCCGCTCCCTCGCCCAGCTCCCGGCCATCACCGCCGCGCTCGACCTCGCCCTGGCCCCCGAGGAGGCCGATCGCCTCACGCGCCTGTCCGACGCGATCGCCTGA
- the rimM gene encoding ribosome maturation factor RimM (Essential for efficient processing of 16S rRNA), which yields MQLTVAIIGPAHALKGEVRLEIRSDDPRGRLASGAVLATQDRSGKPAADLTVERLRFDGTRWFAVFAEAPDRSTAEALRGHRLLIDTDAEPEDEDDDAWYRHQLVGLAARHIDGTGLGAVTDLEPGVAQDRLIITTPSGQRVAVPFVEALVPEVDPEAGLVIIDPPGGLFPGIGAAEVSEETAGASGPRGARGARSAGQAADGGDHD from the coding sequence GTGCAGCTCACTGTCGCCATCATCGGCCCCGCCCACGCCCTCAAGGGCGAGGTCCGCCTGGAGATCCGCTCCGACGACCCGCGGGGCCGTCTCGCCTCCGGCGCCGTCCTGGCCACCCAGGACCGCTCCGGGAAACCGGCTGCCGACCTCACCGTGGAGCGCCTGCGCTTCGACGGCACCCGTTGGTTCGCGGTCTTCGCCGAGGCCCCCGACCGCAGCACCGCGGAGGCCCTGCGGGGCCACCGCCTCCTCATCGACACCGACGCCGAGCCCGAGGATGAGGACGACGACGCCTGGTACCGCCACCAGCTCGTGGGCCTGGCCGCCCGCCACATCGATGGTACTGGGCTCGGCGCTGTCACTGATCTCGAGCCCGGCGTCGCCCAGGACCGCCTCATCATCACCACGCCCAGTGGGCAGCGCGTCGCGGTCCCCTTCGTCGAGGCGCTCGTGCCCGAGGTCGACCCCGAGGCCGGGCTGGTCATCATCGACCCGCCCGGAGGCCTCTTCCCGGGCATAGGCGCCGCGGAGGTCAGTGAGGAGACCGCCGGGGCATCGGGTCCCCGCGGTGCTCGCGGCGCCCGCAGTGCCGGGCAGGCGGCCGACGGCGGTGATCATGACTGA
- the trmD gene encoding tRNA (guanosine(37)-N1)-methyltransferase TrmD: MRIDVVSIFPAFLDVLDLSLIGRAREDGLIDLRVHDLRDWAHDRHRTVDDTPLGGGAGMVMRPDVWGEALDAVLADGAEVPGGPETPGGALGAGRAVLLIPTPAGEVFTQRTAEDLAGADRLIVACGRYEGIDSRVPRHYAARGIEVRELSIGDYVLNGGEAAAIVMIEAIARLLPGVLGNPASVVEESHSALGLLEHEALTRPVAWRGLDAPEVLLSGDHARIARARRDEAIARTAARRPDMIRALDPTTLDSQDRAALARHGWVVPAGSLGPAPMRLRPAEPDDARALAALAARTFPDACPPFLAPEEIAAHVARALTPERFAQWIADERAGVAVAELPEGSPAGSDAEPIAPGELVGYAVFLLETRDADGALPEGLDARPPSIAAPDAASGRAVAELSKVYADSRLRASGLAPVLISHALASAARAGATEIWLGTHEGNRRARKAYKRAGFSARGTRVYEVGGTACRDVVMSLTLAPAGEPSPRKEPRA, translated from the coding sequence ATGCGCATCGACGTCGTCAGCATCTTCCCGGCCTTCCTCGACGTCTTGGACCTGTCCCTCATCGGGCGCGCCCGGGAGGACGGCCTCATTGACCTGCGTGTCCACGACCTGCGCGACTGGGCGCACGACCGCCACCGCACCGTGGACGACACCCCGCTCGGCGGTGGCGCCGGCATGGTCATGAGGCCCGACGTGTGGGGGGAGGCCCTCGACGCCGTCCTGGCTGACGGCGCTGAGGTGCCGGGGGGCCCTGAGACTCCGGGCGGGGCGCTCGGGGCGGGCCGCGCCGTCCTCCTCATCCCCACCCCCGCCGGGGAGGTCTTCACCCAGCGCACCGCCGAGGACCTCGCCGGGGCCGACCGCCTCATCGTGGCCTGCGGGCGCTACGAGGGCATCGACTCGCGCGTGCCCCGCCACTACGCGGCGCGCGGCATCGAGGTGCGCGAGCTGTCCATCGGCGACTACGTCCTCAACGGGGGAGAGGCGGCCGCCATCGTCATGATCGAGGCCATCGCCAGGCTCCTGCCGGGCGTCCTCGGCAACCCCGCCTCCGTCGTCGAGGAGTCCCACAGCGCCCTCGGCCTGCTCGAGCATGAGGCGCTCACCCGCCCCGTCGCCTGGCGGGGGCTCGACGCTCCCGAGGTGCTGCTCTCCGGGGACCATGCCCGCATCGCCCGCGCGCGTCGCGACGAGGCCATCGCCCGCACCGCCGCCCGCCGCCCGGACATGATCCGCGCCCTGGATCCCACCACCCTCGACTCCCAGGACCGCGCCGCCCTCGCCCGCCACGGCTGGGTGGTGCCCGCCGGGTCCCTCGGCCCCGCGCCCATGCGCCTGCGCCCCGCCGAGCCCGACGATGCCCGGGCCCTCGCCGCCCTAGCCGCGCGGACCTTCCCGGACGCCTGCCCGCCCTTCCTCGCCCCCGAGGAGATCGCCGCGCATGTCGCCCGCGCCCTGACTCCCGAGCGCTTCGCCCAGTGGATCGCCGACGAGCGCGCCGGCGTCGCCGTCGCGGAGCTGCCCGAGGGCTCGCCGGCCGGCTCCGATGCCGAGCCGATCGCCCCCGGCGAACTCGTCGGCTACGCGGTCTTCCTCCTGGAGACCCGCGACGCCGACGGCGCCCTTCCCGAGGGCCTCGACGCCCGCCCGCCCAGCATCGCCGCGCCCGACGCGGCCAGCGGCAGGGCCGTGGCCGAGCTGTCCAAGGTCTACGCCGACTCCCGGCTGCGCGCCTCCGGCCTGGCCCCAGTGCTCATCTCCCACGCCCTCGCCAGCGCGGCCCGCGCCGGCGCCACCGAGATCTGGCTGGGAACCCACGAGGGCAACCGGCGCGCGCGGAAGGCGTACAAGCGCGCCGGTTTCTCAGCGCGCGGAACGCGCGTCTACGAGGTGGGCGGAACCGCGTGCCGCGACGTCGTCATGTCCCTGACCCTCGCCCCCGCTGGCGAGCCCAGCCCCAGGAAGGAGCCGCGCGCATGA
- the lepB gene encoding signal peptidase I has product MSDALTRAEDAPAGPDAETEPAGAAEGADGADAVDGADGAGRSRADRWRGRLIVVAFLIVGIIGAALFKSYIAQSFIIPSGSMENTLKNGDRVVVTRYDATNIHRGDIVVFADPGDWLNDPQPTGLAGLARDALIAARLLPDRTGDHLIKRVIGMPGDHVVADGVGPITVNGIPVSEPYIKPGRAPSELAFDVVVPPGKIWVMGDNRSNSEDSRHHQDDANGGFVPLDDVVGVAKSVVWPVSRWGGLSDGREAFSSVPPAS; this is encoded by the coding sequence ATGAGCGACGCGTTGACCAGAGCCGAGGACGCCCCAGCCGGCCCGGACGCCGAGACCGAGCCCGCCGGTGCCGCCGAGGGGGCCGACGGCGCCGACGCCGTTGACGGAGCCGACGGCGCCGGGCGGAGCCGAGCCGACCGCTGGCGCGGCCGGCTCATCGTCGTCGCCTTCCTCATCGTCGGCATCATCGGCGCCGCCCTGTTCAAGTCCTACATCGCCCAGTCCTTCATCATCCCGTCCGGATCCATGGAGAACACCCTCAAGAATGGGGACAGGGTGGTGGTGACCAGGTACGACGCCACCAACATCCACCGCGGCGACATCGTCGTCTTCGCCGACCCCGGTGACTGGCTCAACGATCCCCAGCCCACCGGTCTCGCGGGCCTCGCCCGGGACGCCCTCATCGCCGCGCGCCTCCTGCCCGACCGCACCGGCGACCACCTCATCAAGCGAGTCATCGGGATGCCGGGGGACCATGTCGTCGCCGACGGCGTCGGCCCCATCACCGTCAACGGGATCCCGGTCAGCGAGCCCTACATCAAACCCGGCCGAGCCCCCTCCGAGCTCGCCTTCGACGTCGTCGTCCCGCCGGGGAAGATCTGGGTCATGGGAGACAACCGCTCCAACTCCGAGGACTCGCGCCACCACCAGGATGATGCCAACGGGGGCTTCGTGCCGCTCGACGACGTCGTCGGCGTCGCCAAGAGCGTGGTCTGGCCGGTCTCCCGCTGGGGAGGCCTGAGCGACGGCCGGGAGGCGTTCTCCAGCGTTCCCCCCGCCTCCTGA
- the rplS gene encoding 50S ribosomal protein L19 — MNLIDEINAKSLRDDIPSFRPGDTVKVHVKVVEGNRSRVQVFQGVVIARHGGGIGETFTVRKISFGVGVERTFPVHTPSIDKIEVVTRGDVRRAKLYYLRNLRGKAAKIKERREA; from the coding sequence ATGAACCTGATCGACGAGATCAACGCCAAGTCGCTGCGCGACGACATCCCCAGCTTCCGCCCCGGCGACACCGTCAAGGTGCACGTCAAGGTCGTTGAGGGCAATCGCTCCCGCGTCCAGGTCTTCCAGGGCGTCGTGATCGCCCGTCACGGCGGCGGCATCGGCGAGACCTTCACGGTCCGCAAGATCTCCTTCGGAGTCGGCGTTGAGCGCACCTTCCCGGTGCACACCCCCTCGATCGACAAGATCGAGGTCGTCACCCGCGGTGACGTGCGCCGCGCCAAGCTGTACTACCTGCGCAACCTGCGCGGGAAGGCCGCCAAGATCAAGGAGCGCCGGGAGGCCTGA
- the lepB gene encoding signal peptidase I, with translation MTDQRQPIIVLGASRDDPADEEPRQDGEDSPRPLPPAFPPRQPVANATGTRLADSAPAPSAPSPWRRLLSSLIVVAVVLTGSALIKSFVVQTFEIPSASMEPTLVNGDRVAVTMYDSKDVRRGDIIVFRDPDSWLNTTDPTGLKGAMRGLFIAIGLLPEGSGHHLIKRVIGMPGDHVVADGQGGLTVNGVQIHEPYLRPGTSPSTTPFDVVVPEGCVWVMGDNRSNSADSRFHTSDAHGGAVPLTDVVGVAKRIVWPFAHWGTLAGGREAFKDVPAADPAAAPVREDAPAGMARAA, from the coding sequence GTGACCGACCAGCGCCAGCCGATCATCGTCCTGGGCGCCTCCCGGGATGATCCCGCGGACGAGGAGCCCCGCCAGGACGGCGAGGACTCCCCCCGCCCCCTCCCGCCCGCCTTCCCTCCCCGCCAGCCGGTCGCCAACGCCACCGGCACGCGCCTGGCCGACTCGGCCCCCGCGCCCTCGGCCCCCAGCCCCTGGCGGCGCCTGCTCTCGAGCCTCATCGTCGTCGCCGTCGTCCTGACCGGCTCGGCGCTCATCAAGTCCTTCGTCGTCCAGACCTTCGAGATCCCCTCGGCGTCCATGGAGCCCACCCTCGTCAACGGGGACCGGGTGGCCGTCACCATGTACGACTCCAAGGACGTGCGCCGCGGGGACATCATCGTCTTCCGCGACCCCGACTCCTGGCTCAACACCACCGACCCCACGGGCCTCAAGGGCGCGATGCGCGGCCTCTTCATCGCGATCGGCCTCCTGCCCGAGGGCTCCGGGCACCATCTCATCAAACGCGTCATCGGGATGCCGGGGGACCACGTCGTTGCCGACGGCCAGGGCGGCCTGACCGTCAACGGCGTCCAGATCCACGAGCCCTACCTCCGCCCGGGGACCTCGCCGTCCACCACGCCCTTCGACGTCGTCGTGCCCGAGGGCTGCGTGTGGGTCATGGGGGACAACCGCTCCAACTCCGCCGACTCCAGATTCCACACCTCCGACGCCCATGGAGGCGCCGTGCCCCTGACCGACGTCGTGGGCGTGGCCAAGAGGATCGTGTGGCCCTTCGCCCACTGGGGCACGCTGGCCGGTGGCCGCGAGGCCTTCAAGGACGTCCCCGCCGCCGATCCGGCCGCCGCGCCCGTCCGGGAGGACGCGCCCGCGGGCATGGCCCGCGCGGCCTGA
- a CDS encoding ribonuclease HII encodes MPRTRPDRALEASLLRDHELVGGLDEVGRGALAGPVTVGLAVVSRSTADAFPEGLADSKMLSASRRESLTAPCAAWLTDHAIAHASPAEIDALGIAAALRLAGRRALARVRERGHLPGVIILDGTANWLVPPAEDLLSALDQPDQIVLRSDYGSAIPDEDIPGVVMRVKADAGCAVVAAASVLAKVERDAIMSALPDPGYGWASNKGYGSAAHQAGLAELGASEQHRRSWRLPGLG; translated from the coding sequence ATGCCGCGCACTCGACCCGACCGCGCCCTGGAGGCCTCGCTCCTGAGGGACCATGAACTCGTTGGCGGCCTCGACGAGGTCGGCAGGGGCGCGTTGGCCGGCCCCGTCACCGTCGGCCTCGCGGTGGTCTCCCGGAGCACCGCTGACGCCTTCCCCGAGGGCCTGGCCGACTCCAAGATGCTCAGCGCCTCCCGGCGCGAGTCCCTGACAGCCCCCTGCGCCGCATGGCTCACCGACCACGCCATCGCCCACGCCTCACCGGCTGAGATCGACGCCCTCGGCATCGCCGCCGCCCTGCGCCTGGCCGGGCGGCGAGCCCTGGCCCGGGTCCGCGAGCGCGGCCACCTGCCCGGCGTCATCATCCTTGACGGCACCGCGAACTGGCTGGTCCCTCCCGCCGAGGACCTCCTGTCCGCCCTCGACCAGCCGGATCAGATCGTGCTCCGGAGCGACTACGGCTCCGCCATCCCCGACGAGGACATCCCCGGCGTGGTCATGCGCGTCAAGGCCGACGCGGGCTGCGCCGTGGTCGCAGCCGCCTCCGTGCTTGCCAAGGTCGAGCGCGACGCGATCATGTCCGCCCTGCCCGACCCCGGCTACGGCTGGGCCTCCAACAAGGGCTACGGCTCGGCCGCGCACCAGGCGGGCCTGGCCGAGCTGGGCGCCAGCGAGCAGCATCGGCGCAGTTGGCGCCTGCCCGGGCTGGGCTGA
- a CDS encoding DUF2469 domain-containing protein: protein MSAEDLEAYENDLELDLYREYRDVVGLFDYVVETERRFYLANSVDVQVRTNGGEVFFELSLEDAWVWDIYRSSRFVKSVRVVTFKDVNVEELSKPEMEIPS from the coding sequence GTGAGTGCAGAGGACCTTGAGGCATACGAGAACGATCTGGAGCTCGATCTGTACCGGGAGTACCGGGACGTCGTGGGGCTGTTCGACTACGTCGTCGAGACGGAGCGCCGCTTCTACCTGGCCAACTCCGTGGACGTGCAGGTGCGCACCAACGGCGGCGAGGTGTTCTTCGAGCTGAGCCTGGAGGACGCGTGGGTGTGGGACATCTACCGCTCCTCCCGCTTCGTGAAGTCCGTGCGCGTGGTCACTTTCAAGGATGTCAACGTCGAGGAGCTGTCCAAGCCGGAGATGGAGATCCCCTCCTGA
- a CDS encoding YraN family protein, whose amino-acid sequence MTPTNPPIPAPPAARLSPPIPPNAREAPPAAPPSPAERRRLTGQRGEGIAADYLRDSGWRILDRNWRAPAGSGLRGELDIIAEDPAGALVIVEVKTRSSLRAGPPAAAVTPPKEARLRRLAIAWAGRRGAPPHRLRLDVVSVILREGAPALLRHHRAVCGS is encoded by the coding sequence ATGACCCCGACGAACCCGCCCATCCCCGCTCCACCGGCAGCGCGCCTCAGCCCACCGATCCCGCCCAACGCGCGGGAGGCGCCGCCCGCCGCGCCCCCGAGCCCCGCGGAGAGGCGGCGCCTGACCGGCCAGCGGGGCGAGGGTATCGCCGCCGACTACCTGCGCGACTCCGGCTGGCGGATCCTCGATCGCAACTGGCGCGCGCCCGCCGGGTCCGGGCTTCGCGGCGAGCTCGACATCATCGCCGAGGATCCCGCCGGAGCTCTGGTCATCGTCGAGGTCAAGACCCGATCCAGTCTGCGCGCCGGGCCGCCCGCCGCCGCTGTCACCCCTCCCAAGGAGGCGCGCTTGCGGCGCCTGGCTATCGCCTGGGCCGGCCGGCGGGGAGCCCCGCCGCACCGCCTCCGCCTGGACGTGGTCTCCGTGATCCTGCGCGAGGGTGCCCCCGCGCTCCTGCGCCACCACAGGGCGGTGTGCGGATCATGA
- a CDS encoding YifB family Mg chelatase-like AAA ATPase translates to MSIARALAVTLTGLRGHLVDVEAHAAPGLPGFMLVGLPDAAIRESRERVRAALTVCGTTWGEQRLTVNLSPADLPKTGTGFDLALALAVLGARGALPPRALATMARVAYIGELGLDGAVHPVRGVLPAVLSAVEAGVSRVVVPAACASEARLVPGASIQAVHHLGELVQGYGGRLPRAAVEIMRGAQERPPSVIAAPAGGRAGPGHRADLADVVGQAQARHALEVAAAGGHHLLMVGPPGAGKTMLAERLPSILPPLAESDAVTVTSLHSLAGLLNADSGLLAEPPMRCPHHTATRAAIIGGGSGLPRPGDVSLAHRGVLFLDEAPEFPASVLDCLRQPLEAGEVSIDRVGGRADYPAAFQLVLAANPCPCGRASGKGLECACTSLQRRRYFSRLSGPLLDRVDIQVEVDAVSAADLASGAPGESSAAVAARVLAARERAAARLAGTPWRLSSQVPGSYLRSEEGGADPALMRPLMEALDRGDLTLRGVDRVLRLAWTLADLAERDRPTPPDLGAALALRTRGARP, encoded by the coding sequence ATGAGCATCGCGCGCGCCCTGGCCGTCACCCTCACCGGGCTACGGGGGCACCTCGTCGACGTCGAGGCCCACGCCGCCCCAGGCCTGCCGGGCTTCATGCTCGTGGGCCTGCCCGACGCCGCGATCCGGGAGTCCCGGGAGCGCGTGCGCGCCGCCCTCACCGTCTGCGGCACGACCTGGGGCGAGCAGCGCCTGACCGTCAACCTCTCCCCGGCGGACCTGCCCAAGACCGGCACCGGCTTCGACCTGGCCCTGGCCCTGGCCGTGCTCGGCGCGCGCGGGGCCCTGCCGCCCCGCGCCCTGGCCACCATGGCCCGGGTCGCCTACATCGGGGAGCTCGGTCTGGACGGCGCCGTGCATCCTGTGCGCGGCGTGCTCCCCGCGGTCCTGTCGGCTGTCGAGGCCGGCGTGAGCCGCGTAGTGGTCCCCGCCGCCTGCGCGTCGGAGGCCCGCTTGGTGCCGGGAGCGAGCATCCAGGCGGTCCACCACCTTGGCGAGCTCGTCCAGGGCTACGGCGGGCGCCTGCCGCGCGCCGCCGTCGAGATCATGCGCGGCGCCCAGGAGCGCCCGCCGTCCGTCATCGCCGCCCCCGCGGGCGGCCGCGCGGGCCCCGGCCACCGGGCCGACCTCGCCGACGTCGTCGGGCAGGCCCAGGCCCGCCATGCGCTCGAGGTCGCGGCCGCCGGCGGGCACCACCTGCTCATGGTCGGGCCGCCCGGGGCGGGCAAGACCATGCTCGCCGAGCGCCTGCCCTCGATCCTGCCTCCCCTGGCCGAGAGCGACGCCGTCACAGTCACCTCCCTGCACTCCCTGGCGGGCCTGCTCAACGCTGACTCCGGCCTGCTGGCCGAGCCGCCCATGCGCTGCCCGCACCACACCGCCACGCGCGCCGCCATCATCGGCGGGGGCTCCGGCCTGCCCCGCCCGGGGGACGTGTCCCTGGCGCACCGGGGCGTCCTCTTCCTCGACGAGGCGCCGGAGTTCCCTGCCAGCGTCCTGGACTGCCTGCGTCAGCCACTGGAGGCCGGGGAGGTGAGCATCGACCGCGTCGGCGGGCGGGCCGACTACCCCGCGGCGTTCCAACTCGTGCTCGCCGCCAACCCCTGCCCCTGCGGGCGCGCCAGCGGCAAGGGCCTGGAGTGCGCCTGCACCTCCCTCCAGCGGCGCCGCTACTTCTCCCGCCTGTCCGGGCCGCTCCTGGACAGGGTGGACATCCAGGTGGAGGTCGACGCGGTCAGCGCCGCCGACCTCGCCTCGGGCGCGCCCGGGGAGTCGAGCGCCGCGGTGGCCGCCAGGGTGCTCGCCGCACGCGAGCGGGCCGCGGCGCGACTGGCGGGAACCCCCTGGCGCCTGAGCTCCCAGGTTCCGGGCTCCTACCTGCGCAGTGAGGAGGGAGGGGCCGATCCGGCCCTCATGCGCCCGCTCATGGAGGCCCTCGACCGGGGCGACCTCACTCTTCGCGGCGTCGACCGCGTTCTCCGCCTGGCCTGGACTCTCGCCGATCTCGCTGAGCGCGACCGCCCCACCCCGCCCGACCTCGGGGCCGCCCTGGCCCTGCGCACACGAGGAGCCCGCCCATGA
- a CDS encoding DNA-processing protein DprA: protein MSARDTTAAAAPDAASHRATPIDGAAPRGGAPVPGPRQARPVEPTDESDSLARATWSRLAEPADHAAALLVAGLGAPEALAWVRHMAERDSGSPEPPPLPESLLVSATPRRWEVAVGRWAPRLAGLDIRRELDVLERLGGSLVVPGDPWWPPGLDDLEHPPFCLWLRGDPALLVGRQEAGAGQGWPGLPAREDRMAAGRGAGRALALVGARDSTAYGERMAIDLARGLTERSALIVSGGAFGIDAAAHRGALTAGPTLSVSAGGVDRLYPAGNAALLQAVVDHGALVAEVPPGSQPARHRFLTRNRIIAAMTGATVVVEAAWRSGALSTAHHAMEIGRPVGAVPGPVTSMASGGCHRLLRQGATCVTDVEEALELLLPLGAADADAPKEALSAARRPGLLDGLDAISAAVVDALPARAAASIESVARAAGLSERETLAALGALELAGRAQRDGARWRRPARSR, encoded by the coding sequence ATGAGCGCCCGCGACACCACCGCTGCTGCCGCCCCCGACGCCGCCTCCCACCGCGCCACGCCGATCGATGGGGCCGCGCCACGCGGCGGCGCGCCGGTTCCCGGGCCTCGGCAGGCGCGACCGGTCGAGCCGACCGATGAGTCGGATTCCCTGGCCCGCGCCACCTGGTCGCGGCTCGCCGAGCCGGCCGACCACGCCGCGGCCCTCCTCGTGGCCGGCCTCGGCGCGCCCGAGGCCCTGGCCTGGGTGCGCCACATGGCCGAGCGCGACTCGGGGAGCCCTGAGCCCCCGCCGCTACCGGAGTCCCTCCTGGTGAGCGCCACGCCCCGCCGATGGGAGGTCGCGGTGGGGCGATGGGCGCCCCGGCTCGCGGGCCTGGACATCCGCCGTGAGCTCGATGTCCTGGAGCGCTTGGGCGGCTCGCTCGTGGTCCCCGGCGATCCCTGGTGGCCACCGGGCCTGGATGACCTCGAGCATCCCCCCTTCTGCCTCTGGCTGCGCGGGGACCCCGCCCTGCTCGTGGGCCGCCAGGAGGCGGGCGCCGGGCAAGGCTGGCCGGGGCTGCCGGCGCGGGAGGACCGCATGGCCGCGGGGCGCGGGGCCGGTCGCGCCCTCGCGCTCGTCGGCGCCCGGGACTCCACCGCCTACGGTGAGCGCATGGCCATCGACCTGGCGCGGGGGCTCACCGAGCGCAGCGCGCTCATCGTCTCCGGCGGCGCCTTCGGCATCGACGCCGCCGCGCACCGGGGGGCGCTCACCGCGGGGCCCACGCTGTCGGTGTCGGCCGGGGGAGTGGACCGCCTCTACCCGGCCGGCAACGCGGCCTTGCTCCAGGCGGTGGTGGACCATGGGGCCCTCGTGGCCGAGGTGCCGCCCGGCAGCCAGCCCGCTCGGCACCGCTTCCTGACCCGCAACAGGATCATCGCCGCGATGACGGGCGCCACCGTCGTCGTGGAGGCGGCCTGGCGCTCGGGCGCGCTGTCCACCGCCCACCACGCCATGGAGATCGGGCGCCCCGTGGGGGCCGTTCCCGGGCCGGTGACCTCCATGGCCTCAGGAGGCTGCCACCGCCTCCTGCGCCAGGGGGCGACCTGTGTCACCGACGTCGAGGAGGCCCTCGAGCTGCTCCTCCCCTTGGGAGCCGCGGACGCCGATGCCCCCAAGGAGGCGCTCTCCGCGGCGCGCCGGCCCGGCCTGCTCGACGGGCTCGACGCCATCTCCGCCGCCGTCGTCGACGCCCTGCCCGCGCGCGCGGCGGCCAGCATCGAATCCGTCGCCCGGGCCGCCGGGCTGTCCGAGCGGGAGACCCTGGCCGCCCTGGGCGCGCTCGAGCTGGCCGGCCGCGCCCAGAGAGATGGCGCCCGCTGGCGACGGCCCGCCCGGAGCCGCTGA
- a CDS encoding tyrosine recombinase XerC: MSGDHGPGAGKDLPSSRGELLDAWFRHLSLQRGLSEHTVRAYVGDLEDLLDFLGAGAGEAEPIGPALASLDLADLRAWLAGMSGAGRSRATMARRSAAIRAFSTWAQRSGLLRSDVAARLRSPRVDNRLPTVLTTGQAAALLSAASERASQAPPSERPLATRDLALLEILYATGMRVSELAGLDLGDVDDARRTIRVLGKGGKERTVPYGAPAARALGRWLDQRPALVCPRTGAALFLGARGGRVDARAIREVVHRAAAAAGVPDLGPHGLRHSAATHVLSGGADLRSVQELLGHSSLATTQRYTHVSAERLRAVYEQAFPRA, encoded by the coding sequence ATGAGCGGCGACCACGGCCCCGGGGCGGGGAAGGACCTGCCCTCCTCGCGAGGGGAGCTCCTGGACGCCTGGTTCCGGCATCTGAGCCTGCAGCGAGGCCTGTCGGAGCACACGGTGCGCGCCTACGTGGGCGACCTGGAGGACCTGCTCGACTTCCTCGGGGCGGGCGCGGGGGAGGCCGAGCCGATCGGGCCCGCCCTGGCCAGCCTCGACCTGGCCGACCTGCGCGCCTGGCTCGCCGGCATGTCCGGCGCCGGGCGCTCGCGGGCCACCATGGCCCGGCGCAGCGCCGCGATCCGCGCCTTCTCCACCTGGGCCCAGCGCTCGGGCCTCCTCCGCTCCGACGTCGCCGCGCGCCTGCGCTCCCCGCGAGTGGACAACCGCCTTCCCACCGTCCTGACCACAGGGCAGGCCGCCGCGCTCCTGTCCGCGGCATCCGAGCGCGCCAGCCAGGCCCCACCCTCCGAGCGCCCCCTGGCCACGCGTGACCTCGCCCTCCTGGAGATCCTCTACGCCACCGGCATGAGGGTCTCCGAGCTTGCCGGACTGGACCTCGGGGACGTCGATGACGCCAGGCGCACCATCCGCGTCCTGGGCAAGGGGGGCAAGGAGCGTACCGTCCCTTACGGCGCCCCGGCTGCCCGAGCCCTGGGGCGATGGCTCGATCAGCGCCCCGCCCTCGTCTGCCCCCGCACCGGCGCCGCTCTGTTCCTCGGCGCCAGGGGCGGGCGCGTGGATGCCCGCGCCATCCGCGAGGTGGTCCACCGTGCCGCCGCGGCCGCCGGGGTCCCGGACCTGGGCCCGCACGGGCTGCGGCACTCTGCCGCGACGCATGTCCTTAGCGGGGGCGCGGATCTGCGCAGCGTTCAGGAGCTTCTGGGCCACTCATCCCTGGCCACCACCCAGCGCTACACGCATGTCAGCGCTGAGCGCCTGCGCGCCGTCTACGAGCAGGCCTTCCCCCGGGCCTGA